Proteins from a genomic interval of Mycolicibacterium grossiae:
- a CDS encoding STAS domain-containing protein — translation MLRVRGDVDISNLASWRCVLAEASNATAPDGVLVVDVDAAGFLGLCTFTALAVLSEVCRRRDIALRLVSAKPSIARIVALCQWQNELPVFPTVSAAVDE, via the coding sequence GTGCTGCGCGTGCGCGGCGACGTGGACATCAGCAACCTGGCGTCGTGGCGCTGCGTGCTGGCCGAAGCGTCGAACGCCACCGCGCCGGACGGCGTCCTCGTCGTCGACGTCGATGCGGCGGGCTTCCTGGGCCTGTGCACGTTCACCGCGCTGGCCGTCCTGTCGGAGGTCTGTCGCCGACGGGACATCGCCCTGCGCCTGGTCTCCGCCAAGCCTTCGATCGCGCGCATCGTGGCATTGTGCCAGTGGCAGAACGAACTGCCGGTGTTCCCGACCGTCTCCGCCGCTGTCGACGAATAG
- a CDS encoding FhaA domain-containing protein: protein MGLVGRFERKLESGVGDAFARVFGGAIVPQEVELMLQREAELKVRELPGGHILAPNEYVITLSVPDHRKVSADPDLTASSFARHLEGYIHDQGWQTYGEVVVGFEPSPNLHTGQLRVRGAVNPDTTSQTSDSAGAPAHASPLRANTAEPGVPSMTDNPSYRGQGQGQGQQPGDDYYDYGRQGEDPRRPYPPEQGGYPQQNPGYPPQQGGYDRGGYPEQGGGYGEQGGYGEQGYPPPSYDQRPPAGGGYGQPGGYGDQGYPPPGQGGYGAPGGQGGYGAPAGDYDYGRPSAPPPRHDDYGRPEPRPAYPDQGGYPEQGGGYGEQGGYGDQAYGGGYGRQDYGQPAGQPAGYDYGQPPAQQGYGDQAYGGGAGYADGGYGAAGGYGGGYGTGAGGATVTLQLDDGSGRTYQLREGANVIGRGQDAQFRLPDTGVSRRHLEIRWDGQVALLSDLNSTNGTTVNNAPVQEWQLADGDVIRLGHSEIIVRVH from the coding sequence ATGGGTCTGGTCGGCCGCTTCGAACGCAAACTCGAGTCCGGCGTCGGCGACGCCTTCGCGCGGGTCTTCGGCGGGGCGATCGTCCCGCAGGAAGTCGAGCTGATGCTGCAGCGCGAAGCCGAACTCAAAGTGCGCGAACTCCCCGGCGGCCACATTTTGGCACCGAACGAGTACGTCATTACCCTCAGTGTGCCCGACCATCGGAAGGTGAGCGCCGACCCCGATCTCACTGCCAGCAGTTTTGCCAGACACCTGGAGGGATACATCCATGACCAAGGGTGGCAAACGTATGGTGAGGTGGTCGTCGGATTCGAGCCGTCACCGAACCTGCACACGGGCCAACTCCGCGTCCGCGGAGCCGTCAACCCGGACACGACCTCGCAGACTTCAGACTCGGCGGGCGCACCCGCTCATGCATCACCTCTCCGCGCGAACACCGCAGAACCAGGAGTTCCATCGATGACCGACAACCCGAGTTACCGCGGCCAGGGCCAGGGACAAGGACAGCAGCCGGGCGACGACTACTACGACTACGGCCGCCAAGGCGAGGATCCCCGCCGCCCGTACCCGCCGGAGCAGGGCGGCTACCCGCAGCAGAATCCCGGCTACCCGCCGCAGCAGGGCGGCTATGACCGCGGCGGCTACCCCGAGCAGGGTGGCGGCTACGGCGAGCAGGGCGGCTACGGCGAGCAGGGTTACCCGCCGCCGTCCTACGACCAGCGGCCCCCCGCCGGTGGCGGCTACGGCCAGCCCGGTGGCTACGGCGACCAGGGTTACCCGCCGCCCGGCCAGGGTGGCTACGGCGCCCCCGGCGGTCAGGGCGGCTACGGCGCCCCGGCCGGCGACTACGACTACGGCCGTCCGTCGGCGCCCCCGCCGCGCCACGACGACTACGGCCGCCCCGAGCCCCGTCCCGCCTACCCCGACCAGGGCGGCTACCCCGAGCAGGGTGGCGGCTACGGCGAGCAGGGCGGGTACGGCGACCAGGCCTACGGCGGCGGTTACGGCCGCCAGGACTACGGTCAGCCCGCGGGACAGCCCGCCGGCTACGACTACGGTCAGCCGCCCGCGCAGCAGGGCTACGGCGACCAGGCCTACGGTGGCGGCGCCGGGTACGCCGACGGCGGGTACGGCGCCGCGGGCGGCTACGGCGGCGGATACGGCACTGGTGCCGGTGGCGCGACGGTGACGTTGCAGCTCGACGACGGCAGCGGCCGCACCTACCAGCTGCGCGAGGGCGCCAACGTCATCGGCCGCGGCCAGGACGCCCAGTTCCGGCTGCCCGACACCGGCGTCAGCCGGCGGCACCTGGAGATCCGCTGGGACGGCCAGGTCGCGCTGCTGTCGGACCTCAACTCCACCAACGGCACGACGGTGAACAACGCGCCGGTGCAGGAGTGGCAGCTGGCGGACGGCGACGTCATCCGCCTCGGACACTCCGAGATCATCGTCCGCGTCCACTAG
- a CDS encoding FtsW/RodA/SpoVE family cell cycle protein → MTTQPQAAVTVVPPMPTRRNAELLLLGFAAVITMVALLLVEANQEQGLSWDLLQYLVGYVALFAGAHLAIRRFAPYADPLLLPIVALLNGLGLVMIHRLDLTAPLDAGAAPGPSANQQMLWTLVGVIGFAAVVAFLHDHRMLAKYGYVCGLTGLVLLVIPALLPRSMSEQGGAKIWIRLPGFSIQPAEFSKILLLVFFASVLVSKRSLFTSAGKHVLGLNLPRPRDLAPLLAAWIASIGVMVFEKDLGTSLLLYASFLVLVYVATDRISWVLLGLGLFAIGSVAAYYAFGHVRVRVQNWLDPFADPDGAGYQMVQSLFSFATGGIFGTGLGNGQPGTVPAASTDFIIAAVGEELGLVGFAGVLMLYTIVIVRGMRTAIAVRDSFGKLLAAGLAATLGIQLFIVVGGVTKLIPLTGLTTPWMSYGGSSLLANYVLLAILIRISHAARRPITTKGPTPGPIASASTEVISKV, encoded by the coding sequence ATGACGACCCAGCCGCAGGCCGCCGTCACCGTCGTTCCGCCCATGCCCACCCGGCGCAACGCGGAACTGCTGCTGCTCGGCTTCGCGGCCGTCATCACGATGGTGGCCCTGCTGCTCGTCGAGGCGAACCAGGAGCAGGGGCTGAGCTGGGACCTGCTGCAGTACCTGGTCGGCTACGTGGCGCTGTTCGCAGGCGCGCACCTCGCGATCCGGCGGTTCGCGCCGTACGCCGATCCGCTGCTGCTGCCGATCGTCGCGCTACTGAATGGCCTGGGGCTGGTCATGATCCACCGCCTCGACCTGACCGCGCCGCTGGACGCCGGGGCCGCCCCCGGACCGAGCGCCAACCAGCAGATGCTCTGGACGCTGGTCGGCGTCATCGGGTTCGCCGCGGTCGTCGCCTTCCTGCACGACCACCGCATGCTGGCCAAGTACGGCTACGTCTGCGGGTTGACCGGTCTGGTGCTGCTGGTGATCCCCGCGCTGCTGCCGCGGTCGATGTCCGAGCAGGGCGGCGCCAAGATCTGGATTCGCCTGCCCGGCTTCTCGATTCAGCCCGCCGAGTTCTCGAAGATCCTGCTGCTGGTGTTCTTCGCATCGGTGCTGGTGTCCAAGCGCAGCCTGTTCACCAGTGCGGGCAAGCACGTGCTGGGCCTCAACCTGCCGCGACCGCGCGACCTCGCTCCCCTGCTCGCCGCGTGGATCGCGTCGATCGGCGTCATGGTGTTCGAGAAGGACCTGGGCACCTCGCTGCTGCTGTACGCCTCGTTCCTGGTGTTGGTGTACGTCGCCACCGACCGGATCAGCTGGGTGCTCCTGGGGCTCGGCCTGTTCGCCATCGGCAGCGTCGCGGCGTACTACGCCTTCGGCCACGTCCGGGTGCGCGTGCAGAACTGGCTCGATCCGTTCGCCGATCCCGACGGTGCCGGCTATCAGATGGTGCAGTCGCTGTTCAGCTTCGCCACCGGCGGCATCTTCGGCACCGGGCTGGGCAACGGCCAGCCCGGCACGGTGCCCGCGGCGTCGACGGACTTCATCATCGCCGCGGTCGGCGAGGAACTCGGGCTGGTGGGCTTCGCCGGCGTGCTGATGCTCTACACGATCGTCATCGTCCGCGGCATGCGCACCGCGATCGCCGTGCGCGACAGCTTCGGCAAGCTGCTGGCCGCGGGCCTGGCCGCCACGCTCGGCATCCAGCTGTTCATCGTGGTCGGCGGCGTCACCAAGCTGATCCCGCTGACCGGCCTCACGACGCCGTGGATGTCCTACGGCGGATCGTCGCTGCTGGCCAACTACGTGCTGCTGGCCATCCTGATCCGCATCTCGCACGCGGCACGGCGGCCCATCACCACGAAGGGTCCGACGCCCGGGCCGATCGCCTCCGCCAGCACGGAGGTGATCTCGAAGGTATGA
- a CDS encoding PP2C family protein-serine/threonine phosphatase, producing MTLVLRYAARSDRGLVRANNEDSVYAGARLLALADGMGGHAAGEVASQLVIAALAHLDDDEPGGDLLNQLNEAVHEGNAAIAAHVEADPELEGMGTTLTAILFAGNRLGLVHIGDSRGYLMRDGELSQITKDDTFVQTLVDEGRITAEEAHSHPQRSLIMRALTGHEVEPTLIVREAKAGDRYLLCSDGLSDPVSRDTIAEALQIADVAESADRLIELALRGGGPDNVTVVVADVVDYDYGQTQPILAGAVSGDDDQTAPPNTAAGRASAFNPKRAAPAKRPAVEPEPPPKKPRSRRTMLIAVILLVLLIGAGLAVGRMMIRSNYYVAEHDGAVYIMRGVQGSLLGFPLQEPYRVACLDDRNGLRIIGVDDARTDCELLEIGDLRESERAQVAAGLPTGSVDDAIRQLRDLAASSLLPICAPPRPATTTTAAPPPTSGAPSTSGTPTASGTPATTSPSRGPLPGPAPETPTTVTSPPTADDPNASTPPPAPSPTVTALPPSPQEPGTTCRAAS from the coding sequence GTGACGCTCGTCCTTCGCTACGCCGCCCGCAGCGACCGCGGCCTGGTGCGCGCCAACAACGAGGACTCGGTGTACGCCGGTGCCCGCCTGCTGGCACTCGCCGACGGCATGGGCGGCCACGCCGCCGGCGAGGTGGCGTCCCAGTTGGTCATCGCCGCACTCGCGCACCTCGACGACGACGAGCCCGGCGGCGACCTGCTCAACCAGCTCAACGAGGCCGTGCACGAGGGCAACGCGGCGATCGCCGCGCACGTGGAGGCCGACCCCGAACTGGAGGGGATGGGTACCACCCTCACCGCGATCCTGTTCGCGGGCAATCGACTTGGGCTCGTGCACATCGGCGACTCCCGCGGCTACCTGATGCGCGACGGCGAGCTGAGCCAGATCACGAAGGACGACACGTTCGTCCAGACGCTCGTCGACGAGGGCCGCATCACCGCCGAGGAGGCGCACAGCCACCCGCAGCGCTCGCTGATCATGCGCGCGCTGACCGGCCACGAGGTCGAGCCGACGCTGATCGTGCGGGAGGCCAAGGCCGGCGACCGCTACCTGCTGTGCTCCGACGGACTCTCCGACCCCGTCAGCCGCGACACGATCGCCGAGGCGCTGCAGATCGCCGACGTCGCCGAGAGTGCGGACCGGCTCATCGAATTGGCACTGCGCGGTGGCGGCCCGGACAACGTGACCGTGGTGGTCGCCGACGTCGTCGACTACGACTACGGCCAGACCCAACCCATCCTGGCCGGCGCCGTCTCCGGTGACGACGACCAGACCGCGCCGCCCAATACCGCCGCCGGCCGCGCGTCGGCGTTCAACCCCAAGCGCGCCGCGCCGGCCAAGCGCCCCGCGGTGGAACCCGAACCGCCGCCGAAGAAGCCGCGGTCACGACGCACGATGCTCATCGCGGTGATCCTGCTGGTGTTGCTGATCGGGGCCGGGCTCGCCGTCGGGCGGATGATGATCCGCAGCAACTACTACGTCGCCGAGCACGACGGCGCGGTCTACATCATGCGCGGCGTCCAGGGTTCGCTGCTGGGCTTCCCGCTGCAGGAGCCGTACCGGGTGGCCTGCCTCGACGACCGCAACGGGCTGCGCATCATCGGCGTCGACGACGCCCGCACCGACTGCGAACTCCTCGAGATCGGCGACCTCCGCGAATCCGAACGCGCGCAGGTGGCCGCCGGCCTGCCGACCGGATCGGTGGACGACGCGATCCGCCAGTTGCGCGACCTCGCCGCCAGCTCACTGCTGCCGATCTGCGCACCGCCGCGCCCCGCCACCACGACCACCGCTGCGCCGCCACCGACCTCCGGCGCCCCGTCGACCTCCGGCACGCCGACCGCATCGGGGACGCCGGCGACCACCTCGCCGTCACGCGGGCCCCTTCCCGGCCCGGCGCCGGAGACCCCGACCACGGTGACGTCGCCGCCGACCGCCGACGATCCCAACGCGTCCACTCCCCCGCCCGCACCGTCCCCGACCGTCACGGCGCTGCCTCCCTCACCCCAGGAGCCGGGCACCACCTGCCGGGCCGCGTCATGA
- a CDS encoding STAS domain-containing protein: MTTMGNLELCEGALVRAYSRRLATVVSVSGEIGDGNEERLAARVGRHVLDDAVVLDLGGLTAVSEQGRHLVERVYDVCRAAGVDFAVVAADDVTATMNLVDAPYPVVRSVPDALRCFADFTGARRQVLLPLLGKIA, encoded by the coding sequence ATGACCACGATGGGCAATCTCGAACTGTGCGAGGGCGCGCTGGTGCGGGCCTACAGCCGTCGGCTCGCGACCGTCGTGAGCGTCAGCGGCGAAATCGGTGACGGCAACGAGGAGCGACTCGCGGCGCGGGTCGGCCGCCACGTCCTCGACGACGCCGTGGTCCTCGACCTGGGCGGCCTGACGGCCGTCAGCGAGCAGGGCCGGCATCTGGTGGAGCGCGTGTACGACGTCTGCCGCGCCGCCGGCGTCGACTTCGCGGTGGTCGCCGCCGACGACGTGACCGCGACGATGAACCTCGTCGACGCCCCGTACCCCGTGGTGCGTTCGGTGCCCGATGCGCTGCGTTGCTTCGCCGATTTCACCGGCGCCCGCCGCCAGGTGCTGCTGCCGCTGCTCGGCAAGATCGCCTGA
- a CDS encoding FHA domain-containing protein FhaB/FipA has product MQGLVLQLTRVGFLLLLWLFIWSVLRILRTDLYAPTGAVMVKRGLALRGTLLPNRQRNVARQLVVTDGALAGTRITLGTQPVLIGRADDSTLVLTDDYASTRHARLSPRGNEWYVEDLGSTNGTYLDRAKVTTAVRVPMGTPVRIGKTAIELRP; this is encoded by the coding sequence ATGCAGGGGCTGGTTCTGCAGCTGACGCGTGTCGGGTTCCTGCTGCTGCTGTGGCTGTTCATCTGGTCGGTGCTGCGCATCCTGCGCACCGATCTCTATGCGCCGACCGGCGCGGTGATGGTCAAGCGGGGCCTCGCACTGCGCGGCACGCTGCTGCCCAACCGGCAGCGCAACGTCGCGCGCCAACTGGTGGTGACCGACGGCGCGCTGGCAGGCACCCGCATCACGCTCGGTACGCAGCCGGTGCTGATCGGCCGCGCCGACGACTCCACGCTCGTGCTCACCGACGACTACGCGTCGACACGCCACGCACGGCTGTCGCCGCGCGGGAACGAGTGGTACGTCGAAGACCTAGGATCGACCAACGGCACATACCTCGACAGGGCGAAGGTGACGACGGCGGTTAGGGTTCCGATGGGTACGCCGGTACGGATCGGCAAGACGGCGATCGAGTTGCGCCCGTGA
- a CDS encoding neutral zinc metallopeptidase: MKRRVGIIVAACAVLLVAGCSSVTQGRAVSTLYDPFRAGGLAAQDGPSGIKDDAPAPAGEVEGSDGGGVDALGLLAVDDIAEYWQQNYAESLEGQFAPIERLQSYDSNDPSSPSICGTDTVGEPNAFYCPRRDLMAWDRGVMVPTGREFFGDVAIAALIAHEYGHAVQHMAGLVTDDTPVIVLEQQADCFAGSYVRWVAEGESTRFRLSTGDGLNHVLAAAITLRDPVLGPGDEAMLHDGHGTAFDRVSAVQMGFVGGPSECAVIDLDEIEQRRGDLPMALPVDGDGAVRAGDVDLDEDTLSAMMDTLGEVYRPASAPTLSYGPAPCPDATPVPPVSYCPSTNTIGVDLAALGRLGAPADESNYVLLQGDNTALSVLTSRYALAVQHEAGLGLDTPAAALRTACLTGVAQAAMADADESPGGGGLVLTAGDLDEAVAGLLTNGLAASNVDSQTVPAGFTRIVAYRSGLSGDRDLCLARFP; the protein is encoded by the coding sequence ATGAAGCGACGCGTGGGGATCATCGTGGCCGCGTGCGCGGTGCTGCTGGTCGCCGGGTGCTCCTCCGTCACGCAGGGCCGCGCGGTGTCCACCCTCTACGATCCGTTCCGCGCCGGGGGACTCGCCGCCCAGGACGGCCCCAGCGGGATCAAGGACGACGCTCCCGCGCCGGCCGGCGAGGTCGAGGGCAGCGACGGCGGCGGCGTCGACGCCCTGGGCCTGCTCGCGGTCGACGACATCGCCGAGTACTGGCAGCAGAACTACGCGGAGTCACTCGAAGGGCAGTTCGCCCCGATTGAGCGCCTGCAGTCCTACGACTCCAACGATCCGTCGAGTCCGTCGATCTGCGGCACCGACACCGTCGGCGAGCCCAATGCGTTCTACTGCCCCCGCCGTGACCTCATGGCATGGGATCGCGGCGTCATGGTGCCGACGGGTCGCGAGTTCTTCGGCGACGTCGCCATCGCCGCGTTGATCGCGCACGAATACGGCCACGCCGTTCAGCACATGGCCGGCCTGGTGACCGACGACACCCCGGTGATCGTGCTCGAGCAGCAGGCCGACTGCTTCGCCGGCAGCTACGTGCGGTGGGTGGCCGAGGGTGAGTCAACGCGCTTCCGGCTGAGTACCGGTGACGGCCTCAATCACGTTCTGGCCGCGGCGATCACGCTGCGCGACCCCGTGCTGGGGCCGGGCGACGAGGCGATGCTCCACGACGGTCACGGAACCGCATTCGACCGCGTCAGCGCCGTCCAGATGGGTTTCGTCGGCGGGCCGTCGGAGTGTGCGGTCATCGACCTCGACGAGATCGAGCAGCGCCGCGGGGACCTGCCCATGGCGCTGCCGGTCGACGGTGACGGCGCGGTTCGGGCCGGGGACGTCGATCTCGACGAGGACACCCTGAGCGCAATGATGGACACGCTCGGCGAGGTGTACCGGCCCGCCTCGGCGCCGACGCTGTCCTACGGCCCCGCCCCCTGTCCCGACGCCACCCCCGTTCCGCCGGTCTCCTACTGTCCGTCGACGAACACCATCGGGGTGGACCTCGCCGCACTGGGCCGGCTCGGCGCGCCCGCCGACGAGTCCAATTACGTGCTGCTGCAGGGCGACAACACCGCACTGTCGGTCCTCACCTCGCGCTACGCCCTGGCCGTGCAGCACGAGGCGGGGCTCGGTCTCGACACTCCGGCCGCGGCGTTGCGCACGGCCTGTCTCACCGGGGTCGCGCAGGCCGCGATGGCCGACGCCGACGAGTCGCCCGGCGGGGGCGGTCTCGTGCTCACCGCCGGGGATCTCGACGAGGCCGTCGCCGGCCTGCTCACCAACGGGTTGGCGGCCAGCAACGTCGACAGTCAGACCGTGCCCGCGGGCTTCACGCGCATCGTCGCCTACCGCTCCGGACTGTCCGGCGACCGCGACCTCTGCCTGGCCCGCTTCCCGTAA
- a CDS encoding phytanoyl-CoA dioxygenase family protein, which translates to MIDVDAFLADGVARLEQPSLRDVADAARAALWAQLGMSPDDPAGWTTPVAWAADLTGDGPFGALVHSPAVAEALDQLCGVGGWQPRGALGNVPVRFPVAPAADDRGWHLDANTPAGDGSWCVTGRPHTLLVLTLLSEVGPDDAPTRLRVGSHHDVAAVLGNRQWDPFDAGPVVDAASAHRPIARATGRPGDVYLVHPFTVHAADEHRGSTPRFMAQGPVMLAAPLSPDDPTPLARALHG; encoded by the coding sequence GTGATCGACGTCGATGCCTTCCTCGCCGACGGCGTCGCGAGGCTCGAACAGCCGTCGCTGCGCGACGTCGCCGACGCCGCCCGGGCGGCGCTGTGGGCTCAACTCGGGATGTCACCGGACGATCCCGCGGGCTGGACCACGCCCGTGGCGTGGGCCGCGGACCTGACCGGCGACGGGCCGTTCGGCGCCCTCGTCCACAGTCCCGCCGTCGCCGAGGCGCTCGACCAGCTGTGCGGCGTCGGCGGATGGCAGCCGCGCGGCGCACTCGGCAACGTCCCCGTGCGCTTCCCGGTGGCTCCGGCCGCCGACGACCGGGGCTGGCATCTCGACGCGAACACGCCGGCGGGCGACGGCTCGTGGTGCGTCACCGGCCGCCCACACACGCTGCTGGTGCTGACGCTGCTGTCGGAGGTCGGTCCCGACGACGCGCCGACGCGCCTGCGCGTCGGGTCGCACCACGACGTGGCGGCCGTGCTGGGGAACCGTCAGTGGGATCCGTTCGACGCCGGGCCGGTGGTCGACGCGGCGAGTGCGCACCGTCCGATCGCCCGGGCGACCGGACGTCCCGGCGACGTGTACCTGGTGCATCCCTTCACGGTGCACGCGGCCGACGAACACCGCGGTTCCACACCACGTTTCATGGCGCAGGGTCCCGTCATGCTGGCCGCGCCGCTGTCGCCGGACGATCCCACACCGCTGGCGCGGGCGCTGCACGGCTGA
- a CDS encoding sensor domain-containing protein: MQVGELEQADSVESMAVLAGFPAACPRTGIVVQDPAGSILAVSPGAESILGMTLAQMLGRTSQDRRWASVDEDGQPVSGADHPAMRALRLGVPVRGATLGVHRPGSEAPGRHVWLTVESVPLLQPADPRPYAVVTAFRAVRGERLKDLELRDSERFYRMLGEHSSDMVAWQLLSDSTYLWASPATKSVLGLEPDEVIGMSGLDLIHPDDRGAKERWRQRIAAGDRVAPVTLRMRHTDGGYRWIETTAHVLPSAGGPPTQVITTRRDITDRVETEAARDDAIRLFEMAFEHATIGIALRDLDGTLSRVNPALCTMLGRREGDLRGCRLADFALPGEAAPANPRRGGDRREVERRFRRPDGSVVWCLETIVALPDADGAPSHLLVQLQDITQRREVAAQLERAALTDSLTGLSNRVVLEDRLARALVTARRCGHRVGVLFIDLDDFKRINDTLGHEAGDRMLREVGTRLATAVRHDDVVVRLGGDEFVVVRERIAGAADLRGLVERIRGILARPFAIAGLQLPLTASIGVTAGADGTADELLARADRAMYRAKRRRGSGRRRFAVVVDGDAPGSFAGVRDGWRALRASRERHALR; this comes from the coding sequence GTGCAGGTAGGGGAACTCGAGCAGGCCGACTCGGTCGAGTCGATGGCCGTCCTCGCAGGATTTCCCGCAGCGTGCCCCCGCACCGGCATCGTCGTGCAGGACCCGGCCGGCAGCATCCTCGCCGTCTCCCCCGGCGCCGAGAGCATCCTGGGCATGACCCTGGCGCAGATGCTCGGTCGCACCTCCCAGGACCGGCGGTGGGCGTCGGTCGACGAGGACGGCCAGCCCGTCAGCGGCGCGGACCATCCCGCCATGCGGGCCCTGCGTCTCGGCGTCCCGGTGCGCGGCGCCACCCTCGGCGTCCACCGGCCCGGCAGCGAGGCTCCCGGTCGGCACGTCTGGCTGACCGTGGAGTCCGTGCCGCTCCTCCAGCCGGCGGACCCGCGCCCCTACGCCGTCGTCACCGCCTTCCGCGCTGTCCGCGGCGAGCGTCTGAAGGACCTCGAACTGCGGGATTCAGAGCGCTTCTACCGCATGCTGGGCGAGCACAGCTCCGACATGGTGGCCTGGCAACTGCTGTCGGACTCGACGTACCTATGGGCGTCGCCGGCGACCAAGTCGGTCCTCGGCCTGGAACCCGACGAGGTCATCGGCATGAGCGGCCTCGACCTCATCCACCCCGACGACCGCGGGGCCAAGGAGCGGTGGCGGCAACGCATTGCCGCCGGTGATCGCGTCGCCCCGGTGACGTTGCGCATGCGCCACACCGACGGCGGCTACCGCTGGATCGAGACGACGGCCCACGTGCTGCCGTCGGCCGGGGGCCCGCCCACCCAGGTGATCACCACGCGGCGCGACATCACCGACCGCGTCGAGACGGAGGCGGCGCGCGACGACGCGATCCGCCTGTTCGAGATGGCGTTCGAGCACGCCACGATCGGCATCGCCCTGCGGGACCTCGACGGCACGCTGTCGCGCGTCAACCCCGCGCTGTGCACCATGCTCGGTCGCCGCGAAGGCGACCTGCGCGGCTGCCGCCTCGCCGATTTCGCCCTGCCCGGCGAGGCCGCCCCGGCGAACCCACGGCGCGGCGGCGACCGGCGCGAGGTCGAACGCCGATTTCGGCGGCCCGATGGCAGCGTCGTGTGGTGCCTGGAGACCATCGTCGCCCTGCCGGACGCCGACGGGGCGCCGTCGCACCTGCTGGTGCAGCTGCAGGACATCACCCAGCGAAGGGAGGTCGCCGCGCAGCTCGAACGTGCGGCGCTCACCGACTCGCTCACCGGGTTGTCGAATCGCGTGGTCCTCGAGGACCGGTTGGCCCGCGCGTTGGTCACGGCCCGGCGCTGCGGCCATCGCGTCGGCGTGCTGTTCATCGACCTCGACGACTTCAAGCGGATCAACGACACCCTCGGCCACGAGGCGGGCGATCGAATGCTGCGCGAGGTGGGAACCCGCCTGGCGACGGCGGTGCGGCACGACGACGTGGTGGTGCGGCTCGGCGGCGACGAGTTCGTGGTGGTGCGCGAGCGGATCGCCGGCGCAGCCGACCTTCGCGGCCTGGTCGAGCGCATCCGCGGGATACTCGCCCGCCCGTTCGCGATCGCCGGGCTCCAGTTGCCGCTCACCGCGAGTATCGGGGTGACGGCCGGCGCCGACGGCACCGCCGACGAACTGCTCGCCCGCGCGGACCGCGCCATGTACCGCGCGAAGCGACGGCGCGGCAGTGGGCGACGCCGGTTCGCCGTGGTGGTCGACGGCGACGCGCCGGGCTCCTTCGCAGGCGTGCGCGACGGCTGGCGAGCGCTGCGGGCGTCCCGCGAGCGGCACGCGCTGCGCTGA
- a CDS encoding TetR/AcrR family transcriptional regulator, whose amino-acid sequence MAGGQGVGRRRAKDEVGDGAVSGDQSTPRLTRPVILDAAIAFIDEHGLDRLTMRRLGQTCGVEAMALYRYVHSRGDLLTGIVDHVLDQLYTDQLAARRQEDGWQDYLLRLAHGVRQIALHHPQVFPLVATAAPEAPWVRPPLRSLRWMESFLDTLISYGFTDETAVTAYRTYTSFLVGQLLQEVSARGAELHRDEAVVEEADPKTPIMDLSEYPNLQRLEPALSEDHSAAEFEDMLEAILDRLELLVARH is encoded by the coding sequence ATGGCGGGTGGGCAGGGCGTCGGTCGCCGGCGCGCGAAGGACGAGGTAGGCGATGGTGCGGTCAGCGGGGACCAGTCCACCCCGCGGCTGACGCGTCCGGTGATCCTCGACGCCGCAATCGCATTCATCGACGAGCACGGCTTGGACCGTCTCACCATGCGCCGCCTCGGCCAGACCTGCGGCGTGGAGGCCATGGCGTTGTACCGGTACGTGCACAGCCGCGGTGACCTCCTCACGGGCATCGTCGACCACGTCCTCGACCAGCTGTACACCGACCAACTGGCGGCTCGTCGGCAGGAGGACGGTTGGCAGGACTACCTGCTGCGCCTCGCGCATGGCGTCCGTCAGATTGCCCTGCACCATCCCCAGGTCTTCCCGCTCGTCGCGACGGCAGCGCCCGAAGCGCCGTGGGTGCGGCCACCGCTGCGCAGTCTGCGCTGGATGGAGTCGTTCCTCGACACCCTCATCTCCTACGGGTTCACCGACGAGACCGCGGTGACCGCGTACCGCACGTACACCAGCTTCCTGGTGGGGCAGTTGCTGCAGGAAGTGTCGGCCCGCGGGGCGGAACTCCACCGTGACGAAGCCGTCGTGGAGGAAGCGGATCCGAAGACGCCGATCATGGACCTCAGCGAGTACCCGAACCTGCAGCGCCTCGAGCCGGCGCTGTCCGAGGATCACAGCGCCGCGGAGTTCGAGGACATGCTCGAAGCCATCCTCGACCGGCTCGAGTTGCTGGTCGCGCGCCACTAG